DNA from Danaus plexippus chromosome 6, MEX_DaPlex, whole genome shotgun sequence:
aaattatagctaatgttaatagatatttaaaaataataaatgtaaattattattatcgtttaaaaactgttttagaaaaatttaccTATGTTGATCCTAACACGTTTTATTTCTCAGTATCTTATCAACTAACGGTTGCAAACTTGACTAGTCGCATAgattaatctttttattattgtaaataagagAGGTTTCGATTGTAGACAATTTCGTTGCTAAGTTACGTGTGCctgtgtataattattattactattagaaGTAAAGAAACGAGTCGACGAGTAAGCATCGTAGTGCTCTGTGACAGAAGTCCTATTACTAGCGGcgataaatagtattaaaacacCGATCGAATCGGgcgttgaaaataattaagtctatatttttagaaatgcctaataattattgaaaaaaaagtatggCGATAATTTGGAAACGTCAGATTTACGTCAAGTTTACGTCagatcatataaataaactttcgccatcatttatataaataatgattatttagattataggtatataaatatattttaaaataaacagggTTGCATTAACCTGTCGATGTCTGTTTCACGTttcttgtatataaaacatcaaCGCTCTTATCGTCTTACGATGTAATCTCGGCCGACTCCAATTATGATATAGTTGTTAGAATTTTTCTCCctacattttaaatcatatatatacatgagaTAATGTTGATGTCATTCCTagtgtaaataattaacaaaggCCTACATTACGATTGTCGCTATTTATAGTTCGAATTCGACTTCCTCTGTCCTTTATCGGATCgtgtttacttttattttttaaacatgtgtATCTTAAATACTCTGAGatcacaattatattatacgaatatatacacatacataaaaacttatagaacatttaaaataaggaaatatcaattacataaaaatttattaatctgtTTGTACCTACGTATCATAAATGTTAACTAGAAATTATTATCAGATTCATAAAAACATATCTAAAGTTAATATGTTAGACGACGTATATGATTAAATGAAAGCTTGCTGTTGTCCCATTATAATCATGGATACTGAAACAATAAACGAAatagtacaaaatatacacacattGAAGTAAATGTCTCGCATTTTGTGCCAAACTGCAACCAAGttctaaataaagtaataaaaaggaCCAGGTTGAAATAACTATGACGGACAATAGCATGCTGTATATagccttataataaataaaaagaagaatGGATCACAGACAATAGTtcaattttaagataataatcatATCAATTTACAAAATGGCCGgtcctattttaaattttgttttattacgaAACCTGTCAATTGTCACTCAATTAAaatgaagtatttattaaaattggcGCCACTGTGATCGATGCTTCTTGACTGTTGCGGTTCAAACGATCATAATCATTATCATAACTGGCGTAAAAAATTGTGAGGACGCTTTTGAGATATTgtacattttgtataaatatacagtAAGGAGTCGATGTAATGGAATAATCGTTACAACAGGTGTGTGGCGAACGACTGGTAAGTATTGAAAGTGCTTCTTGTAAGCGTCGAGTCTTCCATAGCAGTCGAACGCAGAGCGAATGTTTACTGTAACTAAGTATTAAACGATAATAATAGAGTATACTTATCATAGCATAGGCTCTCGGAGTGCACTTGCGTGAATGTCGCAGGTTTACTTCATATAACTATAGACACAAAACAAATACCTCGTTTAGTTACGCAAACGTAATAGCTAGACAGATTTTGTGTTGATTTCGCGTTTAGTTATTTGACATATCAATTCAGGCACCAATGAGACTATAGTGTAAgcaattttttgaatattttcaattgtgATCTAATATTATTCAGTGTTCTGAGGAGACCTCGATTTCATATTCAAAACTTTTTCTTCAATGACGTCTCGTTGTCTATATACGGCTATCTATGTATTCCAAAGTATATCAcgttaaattctaaaataacttataattggacattaaaatgttgaaatgCTGGGGTCTCCCCAAATCGTTTTAAGGTATGTGAAATAAGTTTATGTAAGGAACGGTGATTTCTAAAATTATGACATTTTCAATTATCTGCGTACTTACACTTTTATACAAACGTAaggagtatttatttaatattgttccaGGTCACTTATCATCCCCTTGTTAACGCTTTTTAGGAGTTaggtattcaaaattttatgaaagtaaTGTGGAGAGCAAATTTTGATGTCGCTGTTTTCGAATTATCTTTTCTCatattagttaattataatatagttgtGTACTTGGGCACGGCCGACTGTGAACAGTGAACATGGTTCCCTAGTGTAATGATGTTTCTTTTGTTACTCGCCAGTTCATGCTATAGATAAAcggtaattaaaacaataaagttcTCTTATAACattgtgaaattatttgtGCGTTTGTTGTTATAATTCCCTCTTAACCCTTTTATATAATGAGTATTAAAGACAGAAGTTTGAagacattttgttatataacaataaagaacATTTTGGAAAATATCACCAtcgtatataatgttttaaatattattgttatattggaCAAGCCACGGTGCATTTTAATGATTTCCCAAATACTAAAATACGTAGTGagcaacaaattattattcctGTCAATGTATAACCATTACttgaggaaaaaaaaatttcaatcctgacaattcaaaaatatgtaaaaataaatagtgcgTGGAACCCCTCCGCGTACCCtaagtgaaacttcgtaattgtaaacaaatcttatcaacttaattttgaaatcCACCGACTCACTCTCTCTGTCCTACTATCTACATTTGTGCATCTTTCTTTCTCTCTCCCTCAGCGTGAGCGTTTCACGAAACCTCGGCAGTCGCATAACAAGTGTGACTTCAAAAAATGGCAACATTTCAATGAAACGTCAAGtgaggtaataaaaaatatattgaactgTTCTGTGAGCGCTACATGTAAAGGCTGGCCGCGAACACTATGTCTCTCTTCAGCATTTTGATGGCGTCGCTGAACTTATTCTCCAAGTCCGTGTTCCCGATGTTCTTGGCGGCCTGACACAACTGCCGGAGTACCTCCTCCAGGCGACGCATACAACGAATTATTGAACCTGAAACGAACCCACGCAATATAAACAAGTTTGACTTTGGTTTATTTCTTACTAGtacagaaatttataataaagaattcgTACTTTATGTAacagataaattaatacacaCGTGACTTTATACTACTTATGTACGAAAAGACggcataaattatatgttcatCTCATATCTCAGCTACAATCTTGGccaatttcatcaaaatccgttAAGTACTTTTTGGATGAAaagataacaaacaaacacactttctgatttatgatattaatagcATTTGGTACATGGTCGCTATCTCAAGTAAGAACTACCTTCAAAGACGTCAGTCATCTTGCATATCTGTAGGAAGGAGGCGCCCTTCGCCCACGCGAGTACTACGTCcatgagggtacatttaaatttgCCAACGTACTCGTCCTCGTCGAGATCCATCTTCGCGTCGATTGATACTTTCGCTATTCTACGCGCGTATTCCTgtaaacagaaatataataagtcaTATCAACCAAGTCGAGCGCCCGATACCCGTCACAGTCCGTCATTACTACGGTACCTGTAGTTGTCTCAGGACGCCTCTCAGCTCCTCGCCCGTGGCGGACGTCTGAGTGCTGTTCTCGTCACACACGAAGCAGCTCACTAGCGCCGCGCTCTGCTCCGCGGACAGATTGTTAAACACACCGTTGAAGATCAACTCGGTCAGAAGCAGTTCGTCCGCACTGGAATATATACCGGCATTCTTTTGTTTATTCCAATACTAAATATAGCGTAGCTAAAGCATATAGTAAGTGCAGAGCAAAGCATCAGTGTACGGCTAAATGTGGAAAACATGTAGGTATTTGTACGGTGTACCTGCTGAGTTCGCAGGCTATCCTGCCCTTGAGCTCTATGACGTCTGACAGCGTGCAGTACCCGAGTCGCCTCAGCACTCGCTTCCTCTTCTTCAGTTCGTCCATCTGTAAGATGCTCTTCGCCCTCCTCAACTCGGACTTGGCTAACGTCAGCTCTTCGTATATTTCTTGTTTGGCGTCGTAAGCCGCCGTCAGGGCGCCGCGGTTCTTGTCGTTGTGGAGGGGGTGAGAATATAATCtgtgatatatacatattttagagACAACACAAcattatctatacatataaataatattggactgtctgtttgttttttacaacatgcatatgaataaatatatacggtGCATACACCCAAAAAGCgcttttacaatttttgtctgttcgtctgtctgtttgttccgacTAATCTCTGaaacggctggaccgattttgacCGGCAGCTCATATAATACGGAGTAACTTAACCTATTTTTTAACGGAGTCGCTGGAAACAGctggttatataatataaaactggtGTCCGTCAGTTAATATGCCAACATCAAGTAAGCGTATCGTTCAAACTCACCTTTCCTCTAATAACTTGATTCTCTCGACGCATTCCTTGAACACAGAGTCCTCAATTTTCATGTCCTTGATGGGATTCAGCAGCGGCGGTCCTTCCGGGAACCGCTTCTTGACCTCCCCTATAGTTTTCAACACCGACTTCCTGTTGTCGGGCGGTCGCAGGTCTTTGGGATAGTACACACGCAGCGAACTTATCTGATATATTAACGTGTGTAGGATCGGCACCACCTCTACGTCGCCGGTCTGGGAACAAATATTCATCATCATATATGCGCAATCAAAAAtgctcttatattttaatattgaccgCGTCATCATAACATGACGTAACTCCTTGAtctcttattatatatcatgtaacatacatatacttttaagaatatattatatattttttttaattcatcacCTCTCCAGGAGGACAAGGCACGTTCGTGTCGGCCTCGTCGGCTTTTGATTTCTTAACATGCAGCAACACGTCCACCACTATGACGGTCTCCGCGGTCAGGGGGTTCTCGTCTTTCTTACTTTTGCCGGTTTTGTGTTTAAAGTTCACTATAATACCCCAATCGTACTCGTATTTTTCCGTTTTCACCTGAAATTTGTCGATTTTCATGTAAGTAGTTGtgaaaagcaaaaaaaaaaaactcgtgaGCAGTAAAAGTTTATGTGTTTACATTTAactcatttgaaatattaaataaaaataaatgcattttattaagattaaatataattttcaagatcaatataacatttccttcgcttttacaaaataaaaattaaaaaaaaagatatacatatttttctaaccCTCTTTCTCTACCACttcaaagtaattatttgCGAATTCTTTAAGACGACATGCTATCgtttaaaatgaacaaaaccttttttaaagccacttaaaagttttttcgtcattaaaattatttcataaaattaaattaacttcatTTGCATGATATTATTCAGTATTTCCAGCAAAACATATGAACACATAACACAGTATTCTATCAAGGGTGAGTTCCACAAGCGAGGTGATTGActcttttatgatattaaaagtgAAATCTACAacggtatttaaaaaaatcgtggTTGCCTAGAGTTAGGCCTTCCTCTCATGCATGAGGGTGCGGATTCCAAACCTGGGAAGCACTAATGTAATTTCCGAATTATATGTACTAACTAAGAGACAGCATTGACATttggtgaaggaaaacatcgcgaggaaacctggacttataatttcaaattataagtttaaagtcgccaacccgtcttgagcaaccgtggtgattaatactctaaccttctccaagcctttgctcagcagcggaccccgataggctgatgataacggaattttatttctaagtgTATACCTTAACAAGTCTACCGGGCTGGAGGAACGGCTTGATATACTCCGGCTTCGTGATGAACGACCTGAACTGTGACCCCAGCAGCTCCAACTGTGACCTTATATTACAGTATGAAGCTATAGAGTGCTCCTCCTCTATTGACAACGCGCTATATTCCTTTTGCTTAGCTTTCACCtctgaaaataaacatcattATTTGCTAACTcgagataataatataaagagttCTAATCTACATTTGGTGcgcaaaatgaaaaattatatataaacatacacacTGGTCTATAGTACAGATATGTTTGGTAAATATTCTTACTGTCGATGAGGTCTGGGATAACAGCTTGGTTTTGGAACTGATAGAAACTCCTCTCCAACATGTACTCCGGGTTTATCTCTTCAACTCTTAACAAATTAAGGACCTggaggttaaaaaaaaaattataaataaaaaaaattataactatctCTTGCTAAATATCAATGCATATAACTAACCATGTTGTATGTAAGATGGAATGCGGAATTTATAGGATCAGCTTTCCCCTGTACCATGGACTTAACGACACTGGGAGTAACCTTCTGATCGATCATCAGTATGACGATACCTTTATCGTCCAGCCCTCGACGACCAGCTCTACCTGACATCTGGATGTATTCACCGGAAGTTatctaaaaaatgttatatatatataaacatattgtatTCTCTTTACAATACTTCACATATTCAATTAACCTTTCAAGTTGAAATACTAACAAATCTGAAGTCCTTGCCGTCAAACTTCTGGCAATTTGTGAACACAACAGTCCTAGCGGGCATGTTGAGCCCCATGGCGAAGGTCTCGGTGGCGAACAGCGCCTGCGACATTTAGAATAGCAATTACACATTGGATATCACCCAATTGGATTCATCGGCtgataatgttaatttatactgCATATTTTACTACTGAATATTGTAGCATGGACAAGACCTGCTTAGTGtagataatataacaatacacTGACACACCTTGATAAGCCCCAGGCCGAACAATATTTCTATGGTTTCTTTCAGTATGGGCAGCAGTCCTCCGTGATGTATACCGATGCCTCTCCTCAACAAGGGTATCACGTTTTCAACCTGCGGCAACTTACGATCGTCTTCAGATAGAACGTCCATCGCGTTGTTGAAAACCTCGTCTACAAGTTTTTTCTCTTCaactagaaaataaaaaaaaaatacacacataaatttgtattctcctataaaaaattgtatgcaTTTGTCGAAACTTCATCGATTTCGGTCtagatacaaatatatagtGTTAAAACAACAGATATGGTGACCAAGTCTTTCTCGGGATGTCATACACAATACTATTATATGGTATTGTCTCAACCCTGCGATAACTACACGGAATATCCGGATGAATTATATCTTATGTCTTAATCCTAAGTCTAAGCCATATGtgtaaaatttgataaaaatcctTTCAGCAGATTTCGTGTGAAAGAGCAACAAACACCCGTACATCCCCACAAACTTTCTCatgtataaacaaaatgtgatttaaaatattacatgacTCATAAATACTGCCCAACCACATATATACAACACTCACTTGTATTAAAATCCAATTTAGCCATCTGCATAGCATACAGCTCGCAGTCTTTCTTACTGAAACTGAATATAATCACCGGTGCGAAGTTTCTCTCCATGATCATTTTGACTATATTAAAGATACTACTGCTCCCCCCCTTGAGTCCCCCCCTCCGGCCCCGCTCACCCCCCGCCGACGCCCCTCCCGCGTTACTCAACACCGTCATAGCTGTATTGAAGTTATCCTCTTTGAATTGACCCTGCAAAACAAAAACCACACCCTGTAAATTACCGTTCATTCACTCTAATATGGGTATATATTTGTCAAGTTCCTTCTGATTGTTCTATACATTTAATAGAAACATTCATTGATATTGAAGATAggataaatcaataaataaatgtagtaaATGTTGTAGTAATAATGGCGGTTTAGACAATTTCTTATTGATCCCACCTTTTCATCCACAACAAGATGAATCCCGTCTCCGCTAGCAGGGAATATATAATGCTGGAGGGGTGTGGGTCTGTATTCAGTGTATATAACATGACAAGGCTGAGAGTGAAGTCGACACACCCACTCAGCAAACTGACGAGCATTGGGTATAGTAGCTGACAAAAATACATAGTGAACATTGTCGGGTAACAAGATAAGTGTTTCTggaagaacaaaaataaagacaatttaGGCACACATACAAGAgactgtttttaatattaatataagttttttttgttgaagtttttatttaagtgagCTAcagtatatgaataaaaatttttttttttttttaataaattattagtacaatttaaagttaataagaaGAAGTTACAGCCActagaaatatatagaatatatttacatatctaaCCTTCCCAAACAACACCTCTTTCCTTGTCCCTCATGTAATGAATCTCGTCGAACACAACCCAACCAACTTCCCTCATTATCTCTGAACctctatataacatatttcttaGAATCTGTTACAagaaaaagtatatatgtatatatatattttaataataacattacaaataactgtcattttttttttttattatataaagtgtgaattatatttttagactaCCTGATATTCAATGTAAGATTTACCTCAGTTGTCATTATCAAACAGGAAGCGGATGGATTGATAGTAACATCTCCAGTGATCAGACCCACATCATGAAACTCCTCAGAGAATTCCCTGTATTTCTGATTAGAGAGAGCTTTGATGGGTGTCGTGTAAATAAccctttgtttgttttttagtgACAGAGCTATAGCATATCTGTTGAATATAtcagtatatatgtatatataaggggaaaaataactatttcattgaaaattatatatcttacTCTGCAACAACAGTCTTTCCGGCAGATGTGTGGGCTGATACAAGTACTGATTGTAAGTTGTCAATGCACATGATAGCTTCCTTTTGGAACGGATCCAGGATAAAACTGTATTGCTTAGCTGGTTCTGAAGTAATTGGCATTAGTTGAGCATATTCCTGATTGGGAGGTATCGCCACTTCATGTGTGCAGCCTTCGTGTGTATCAAGAGTATGTATAAGTATCCTTGCACCAAGATTGTTGAGGCTgtgtgcaaaaaaatatatatcaacatagtaaaattaagtattgcactataaaaatgttatcatcAGATCCACTAAAATTGAAGAAGGGAATAGTgtcattaataaacaaattaaaattaaattaaaggcAAATAACATCTACATTGGTCAAAATACTGTCGGtttcatatcaatttatttcactCCAATCTTCTATCAAAAGTGTTAATTTCTGGTTAAGACTTCATGCAAGCTGTCAAAGAGGAAACTTTTGACACCAGAAATCCAATtctctttttataatacaatcacAGGATACTTACTTAATGTCGCTTATAATATCGGCGTCGTCTTCCTCTTCTTGTCTGGGCTTCTTAGAAGTATCTGCATACTTAACTTCTTCATGTGGACGCTTATTACTGGGCGAAGCTTCTATAGTTTCTTCTTTTTTAACATCTTCCGTCTTGGTTACACTGTAAACAGTTAAATAACTTcataatatacaaacatagatgtattttaataattttaacaattgatTTATGATTTCATATGACTTGTTTAGGCTGTGTCAACTCACGGCGCTTCTTCTTCACTTTTAACATTTGGCAATTGGGTGGCAGCTTCGTTTAAAGCTGGTTCTTCGAAGCAatcaaataaactatttatatctgacataattttgtacttatattaatatcttttataacaacaatatacatttattagtaATACAAAGGCACCAACGCATGTTCACATTAACAAGCATGAAGCCAGTTGTCAAAGTCAAAACTATCAATAGGTAGTGAAACACGACTAGCAACCTAGCTATCGATATGAAAgcgaattaataatattgaatattcaaaAGGTAACATCTATTCAATAGAGACATGCATAGATTAAAATGgatttatagtttttgttatttttcagtATACTTGAAGAAAATATCGTAACTAAACTCGTAAGACTATCGATATAATCAATGAAATCGTGAGACATACCTATGAGTTATATTTGTCAACTGTCatttactgtatatattttgtatactatttccaaagttttcttttataattatcaattaaaaagtgatgatcaataaacatattttacgaTAACATTATCCGTAAAAATGGCAGAACTATTATCTGAAGCCGAAAACTCTGAAAATACAAGTCGTgtaagaacttttttttattttatatctgtaatttaatacgtattatatatttttcttcaatcttatatgaataatatataaactaattagGCCCCTGCTCGTAAGGAATATGATATTACTTGCtagaaaagatatataaactatatatttttattattttagcaaAGCAGGCCATCATTAACACAAGTGAGAGCGATAGTACAATTTATGGAGAAAAATCCAGACTTGGCACACAAACGATTCAGGAATGGAATTGGCcatgagaaatttaaaaacttttggattgaactttcaaataatttaaacaccaTGAATGGTGCTATGAAATCTACTAAGGGTTGGATTAAGGTGATATTTTacctgtaattatttaaatagaatatataaattttcatagcAACAtaccattatattttttattaaagactatatcagtaaaataaaatggtattttttttaagttctgGTCAGATAAGAGAAGAAGTCTGTTGATGAAACAAAGACAAATTAACTCTGGTAAAGTTAATGAAAGACTGTCGCCGTTGGAACAAAGAATAGTTACTCTTTCTATACCTGAAAAACCAACtagtaagtaattttttttttatagaggaCTTTTTCAGATAAAGGtctgaaaatattgtaattattgttccaaataatatatattatttaattactttagattttatttcaaattgaataatataacatcAATACTGGACAAGTTTCTATGACAGgctaaagatatttattttataattttaggatAAActgaaatgatataaataattaataattttgaagtaaTTTCAGATATATTTGCTTACACTGTCAACTGTGtcacatatttaaatgttttctcaTTGAATTTTAGAAAGAAGAACATTAAAAACTGAAATCAATGGCGATGCTGATTCTCACGATAATGCGTCTGACATGGAAGAAAAAGAGTTCGGATCGGATAACAGAATAGTATCAACGGAGTCTGATgacagatttttaaatatgatggAAAAGctggtaaataaataaatgtatatatatatatatatatacaaatgtatatatatatatatatatacatttgtgtACTTATATTGTATGGTTCtgggtaaaaaatattttacattatcctTTGATACCATTTTTATCATAGGACcgaattataaacataagtattgtatatgtcgcgccgacagcattctcgtatcgaaaatattccttttcgtgtattcgttcattataattgttttcaaattacccacttcaccgatgttaataattttattaatacatcggtgattagttttttccaagtacccacaattgtaatacagaatttaccatataaaagtccaagcataatcgtactgaattcattctacattggtcgctcttaggagtcacagtggtagaatctctgctatataattcttgacattcattgtaagaatttgttagcaataaacaagtatcattttggataaagactatctttgcttcaaaatggaatcctgtccatcgtcatcggtacttaacgcccagactcgagagccttttaaaggactcgggtcttggccaaggttccacgaggatcccctaCCTCtcacatatacataaatattattacgtttttaCTTGTACAATAATAGGGTCTAGggacaacaaaattatactacCGTTGTTTAAGTTGTTAATAtttcaactgttttttttagaatttccaatattatcaataaagtgTCTTCCGAGTATTATCTCtgaacataaaattacatttctttataacttttgcTTCTTTCTGTATTTTAAGGTTGAAATTATGGGCCAGCAAGCAACGGCTATGACGAAAGTAGCACAGGCTACATTTACAAACTCCACGGCAATGGAGAGGATAGCTGAAGCCTCCCATAAACAGgtgatttaatacaatattctgTAGCTGGAAAGGCCTATATAAGGGAAACGGTTCTTTTTCAACATAAGCTACAAAAgtgttaagtaaaaataatgttgttgAACGTTATTGGCatttaccaaattttattcggtataattctatttagatttaaatttgagatttagcattttaaaatttaacttaataatggAAGTGCTAGTAAGGAatcaatataagaaaatttatccaATTAGGAATTTTGAAAAACAGGCTTTTACAGTAAAAAGacgtaataaatacaaacaggATCGATCTTAATTTCGCCCTCTACTCCGAAAACggaatgcgacatgcgatagacGGTAAAAAACGTGGCGGTCTTATAagtgttattttatacataagtatatatactCGTTTGAAGTTAATTTAGCAGATTTCcaacataaaaatctttttcactTCACTCCACTTTTTTGATTcgtctaaaaaaaatacgttccaaaacttaaaaaaaaaaatttattggacATACggtgaaaaattactttatttcatcattatcTGATGTTGTGACCTTTTCTATATTtgtctacatatatatatttttttttgttgcacAACatgatttaatgatttttaaaatacaacacaTAAACACTgcaataatacaaatttatttcttaattgcAGGCTCTTGCTGTAGATAAGATTGCTAGTACATTTGAAGCGATAAGTGCATCTGTGTACGACGTCAGGAACGC
Protein-coding regions in this window:
- the LOC116778953 gene encoding exosome RNA helicase MTR4, which produces MSDINSLFDCFEEPALNEAATQLPNVKSEEEAPVTKTEDVKKEETIEASPSNKRPHEEVKYADTSKKPRQEEEDDADIISDINLNNLGARILIHTLDTHEGCTHEVAIPPNQEYAQLMPITSEPAKQYSFILDPFQKEAIMCIDNLQSVLVSAHTSAGKTVVAEYAIALSLKNKQRVIYTTPIKALSNQKYREFSEEFHDVGLITGDVTINPSASCLIMTTEILRNMLYRGSEIMREVGWVVFDEIHYMRDKERGVVWEETLILLPDNVHYVFLSATIPNARQFAEWVCRLHSQPCHVIYTEYRPTPLQHYIFPASGDGIHLVVDEKGQFKEDNFNTAMTVLSNAGGASAGGERGRRGGLKGGSSSIFNIVKMIMERNFAPVIIFSFSKKDCELYAMQMAKLDFNTIEEKKLVDEVFNNAMDVLSEDDRKLPQVENVIPLLRRGIGIHHGGLLPILKETIEILFGLGLIKALFATETFAMGLNMPARTVVFTNCQKFDGKDFRFITSGEYIQMSGRAGRRGLDDKGIVILMIDQKVTPSVVKSMVQGKADPINSAFHLTYNMVLNLLRVEEINPEYMLERSFYQFQNQAVIPDLIDKVKAKQKEYSALSIEEEHSIASYCNIRSQLELLGSQFRSFITKPEYIKPFLQPGRLVKVKTEKYEYDWGIIVNFKHKTGKSKKDENPLTAETVIVVDVLLHVKKSKADEADTNVPCPPGETGDVEVVPILHTLIYQISSLRVYYPKDLRPPDNRKSVLKTIGEVKKRFPEGPPLLNPIKDMKIEDSVFKECVERIKLLEERLYSHPLHNDKNRGALTAAYDAKQEIYEELTLAKSELRRAKSILQMDELKKRKRVLRRLGYCTLSDVIELKGRIACELSSADELLLTELIFNGVFNNLSAEQSAALVSCFVCDENSTQTSATGEELRGVLRQLQEYARRIAKVSIDAKMDLDEDEYVGKFKCTLMDVVLAWAKGASFLQICKMTDVFEGSIIRCMRRLEEVLRQLCQAAKNIGNTDLENKFSDAIKMLKRDIVFAASLYM
- the LOC116778744 gene encoding uncharacterized protein LOC116778744, with product MAELLSEAENSENTSRQSRPSLTQVRAIVQFMEKNPDLAHKRFRNGIGHEKFKNFWIELSNNLNTMNGAMKSTKGWIKFWSDKRRSLLMKQRQINSGKVNERLSPLEQRIVTLSIPEKPTKRRTLKTEINGDADSHDNASDMEEKEFGSDNRIVSTESDDRFLNMMEKLVEIMGQQATAMTKVAQATFTNSTAMERIAEASHKQALAVDKIASTFEAISASVYDVRNAIIGIDYTMKRCFPQAHRQNNIFS